Proteins co-encoded in one Setaria viridis chromosome 9, Setaria_viridis_v4.0, whole genome shotgun sequence genomic window:
- the LOC117837079 gene encoding protein IRON-RELATED TRANSCRIPTION FACTOR 2 isoform X2, with the protein MDQQVFDGDPFVRSISPPEEDTFSGQLPWPDFDFDDVLYELSKPAANETSSGGSSSQRKRNHNAYERDRRKHLNELYSSLHSLLPDADHAKKPSIAITVARVLKYIPELQKQVENLEVRKKKLMNANCKQGALNPSGSIAPIVSVNCLNEMEIMVQISFLSNSAEATLPFSVFIEVLENEGLRLISSSTFSPTENRTFYSLHLQGNVLLYVLL; encoded by the exons ATGGACCAGCAGGTGTTTGATGGCGACCCGTTCGTGCGCAGCATCTCGCCGCCGGAAGAGGACACCTTCTCCGGCCAGCTGCCATGGCCGGACTTTGACTTCGACGACGTCCTTTACGAGCTCTCCAAGCCGGCCGCGAACGAGACCTCCTCGGGCGGCTCCAGCTCCCAGAGGAAGCGCAACCACAACGCGTACGAGCGCGACCGCCGGAAGCATCTCAACGAGCTCTACTCCTCGCTCCACTCCCTCCTCCCTGACGCCGATCACGCA AAGAAGCCCAGCATTGCCATCACGGTGGCTCGAGTCCTCAAGTACATTCCCGAGCTGCAGAAGCAGGTTGAGAATCTAgaggtgaggaagaagaagctgatGAATGCCAACTGCAAACAAGGAGCGCTGAACCCGAGCGGGAGCATAGCTCCCATTGTTTCTGTTAATTGCCTCAACGAGATGGAAATCATGGTTCAGATCAGCTTTTTGAGTAACTCGGCAGAAGCAACTCTTCCTTTCTCCGTGTTTATAGAAGTACTGGAAAACGAGGGCCTTCGCCTGATCAGTTCATCCACTTTCTCCCCCACTGAGAACAGAACATTTTATAGCCTCCATCTTCAG